The Ancylothrix sp. D3o genomic sequence CTGCACCACAGGCAATACACTTACAGATATCACCGCCCGTAATTAACCCACCATCCGCAATAATCGGAACATAGATCCCCGACGAACGGAAATAATCATCCCGTGCAGCCGCACAATCAGCAACAGCCGTTGCTTGGGGTACACCCACACCCAACACACCGCGTGAAGTGCAAGCAGCACCAGGGCCAATGCCCACCAAAATCCCAGCCGCCCCAGCCTTAATCAGGTTAAGCGCCACTTCATAAGTCACGCAATTGCCTAAAATCACCGGAATTGGCATCCGTGCACAAAATTCAGCTAAATCTAGGGGCGTAATTGTTTCTGGAGACAAGTGTGCTGTAGAAACCACAGTCGCTTGGATAAAAAACAAATCAGCGCCCGCTTTCGCCACACTCTCGCCGTATCTACTGGCACCGGCCGGCGTCGCACTAACCGCAGCGATTCCGCCTTTACTCTTAATTTCCTTGATACGCTGTTCGATCAGTTCCGGCTTCACCGGCACCGAGTACAGTTCTTGCATCAGCGTCACAAACTCATCTTTGCCCACCGAAGCAATACGATCTAAAACCGGATCGGGATTTTCGTAACGGGTTTGAATGCCTTCTAAATTCAGCACCCCCATAGCCCCTAACTCAGACAGTCTGACTGCCATCTGAACATCCACCACCCCATCCATAGCACTAGCGATAATGGGGATTTCTCTCTCAATACCGCCAATACTCCAGCGTGTGTCCGCTAAACTCGGATCGAGTGTTCTAGTCCCTGGGACTAGCGCGATTTCGTCAATTCCGTATGCCCTGCGAGCCGTTTTGCCCCGCCCAATTGAAATGTCCACTCTGGTAAGCGTTCCCAAAACTATATTCTGGCTAGGCTATCATATTTTGGACTTTTTTGCTGTAGTTTGAGCTTATTTATAAAAACCCCATCCCACCTCTTCCTCATCATCACTTAAACCCAGCACACACAGCCGCTACACTTTCTTACTCCCCCTCCTGCTTAATAGGGTGATCAAGTTTCCAGGTTTCTCCTCAAAATCTCTCCCTCAAAAACACACACACTTAAAATACCTTTTCCCCAGCAAACCCCAGCCCATGATACCTTTGCCAAAATCCGCCTTAAATCTCAAATTCTCTTGCCAAAAAACCAGCCATTCAACCGGCCCTACCCTACCACCTTTCAACCCTAACAAATCATAACTTTGCCCAGCATCATTTAGGCCCAGAAACATTAATCTCTCTAAAAAAAACCAACAAAAAAACACCAGCACCACAAAC encodes the following:
- a CDS encoding GuaB3 family IMP dehydrogenase-related protein — its product is MDISIGRGKTARRAYGIDEIALVPGTRTLDPSLADTRWSIGGIEREIPIIASAMDGVVDVQMAVRLSELGAMGVLNLEGIQTRYENPDPVLDRIASVGKDEFVTLMQELYSVPVKPELIEQRIKEIKSKGGIAAVSATPAGASRYGESVAKAGADLFFIQATVVSTAHLSPETITPLDLAEFCARMPIPVILGNCVTYEVALNLIKAGAAGILVGIGPGAACTSRGVLGVGVPQATAVADCAAARDDYFRSSGIYVPIIADGGLITGGDICKCIACGADGVMIGSPFARAKEAPGRGYHWGMATPSPVLPRGTRIRVGSTGSLEQILRGPAQLDDGTHNLLGALQTSMGTLGAKNIKEMQQVEVVIAPSLLTEGKVYQKAQQLGMGK